The Oncorhynchus mykiss isolate Arlee chromosome 5, USDA_OmykA_1.1, whole genome shotgun sequence DNA window ATTGGGAAGAACATGCCCACGACAGCTGTGGGCATTGTTGGCGATGTGAACATGCAATATGTAGAATTTGTATTAACTTATTTTCCTCCTGTTTTATACTATCTGCTTATCTGTAATATCATATTTGACCCTAGATGTGTTTGTATTTGTCTCTCAACAGTTGGAAACATCCTAGGAAACATCCAGTCTCCGTCTGCAGCCAACTTGGCCACTTTGCAGTCCTACAGGCCGCTGGTGAATGACGTTTACGCACCGCCCTCCTTGGGCTTTTCACAGGTACAGGAATTCACAGACCGAAAGACACCCACATTGCGTCTGCTACTTCTACAATGCAGGAAATAAAATTGCCATGTTATTAGAAATGAATTGTTACATCATATGTATCTCCCTTTggtaatctgtctctctcctgtccctgtgTGCAGGGATCCAGCGGCAACCAGGTGCCCCAGAGTAAGTATTCAGAGCTGCTGGCCATCATCGAGGAGCTGGGGAAGGAGATCCGTCCCACCTATGCCGGCAGCAAGAGCGCCATGGAGAGACTAAAACGAGGTAATGTGGAAATCTCTGTACTAATACAATACTTATATTGTGTGTTGAAACAAACTGCATATTCTAGACTATACAATAGTCAGCTTCCTAACTTGGTTAGAGAGTTATCAGTCAGTGAATGACTGTTCATTTTGGTGTGTCCTCTTCGCCAAAGGTATCATCCATGCCAGGGGACTGGTGCGGGAGTGCTTGGCAGAGACTGAGCGAAATGCCAGGTCCTAGCTACAGAAATATTACCCTCTCCTGCAGAAGAACCAACACCCAACACTCGCACTCACCATGTAAAAGACTGCTGCATGGCACATCCTCTAAAAATAGGAATACAAATTAAAAACGAGGGATGGTTAAAAAGGTCAAGAAATTGTTTCTGAAAGGTTAAAattagagaaagggagagagaggggacaccagAATAGAATTCAGAATTAGAAGGATTTGTTTTTTCTTATGCCCCATTTTGGGGTCACAGTTTCCTGTCTTCATATTTATAACAAATAGTGATTTTTGCATGCAAATGTACAGGTCAACCATGGCCTTTGTTTAATTGTAGACATTGCATGGCTTGTACAGGGTTAGACTAGGAGATGAACTCTTTTTTTGATAGACTTTGGTCTGAATTCCAGACCCTTTTAACACATGGGTGAGCAAGTGAAGGACAGAAAAGTGCCAAATACGATGGTTCATTCATGTTGAGGTTCTTTTTTTGATATTAATGATAAATGCTCTTACTTATGTAGGAGTTAAGAACATACCGTAAACTCACTCCGCAGCTAGCTGGAATTGTCGCCGATGGGAGCCATCCAAGGTGTACCTTTTTGTATGGCTCAATAATCGGTTTGCACGTTTACAAGGAGGGCAGTCACGTGCGTTGAGAAGCAGATGATCACTGGTTCTAGCCCAGTACGGGGCAATCGGACAGTGGAGGAAGCTAAGCTGTTAGCAGCACACTGACCTCTGTTACACTTGCATCTTTGTATGTATTTATTACTCAGTGTAATAAAAATAATTTTCAATACAAATTATATTGTTTTGAAATGAATGTGAAAATGTGTTAAAATCATCCAAGTGGTCTCATAATCAATATTTTTCTCCTGAGAGTTAAGGTTCTATGTCCCCAGTTGAATAGATTAGAAGGTCAATATTGAGATAGTAGAACGTCTGTGTAAGGTTAAAGCTAGTCTTGGTTGAAAAGAGGGAATATGATGGAGATATCTGGGCAATAGTAGTACAGCAGACCCACTGATTTAGTCTTATCTACAGTGATTCATTCCTTGAACATTGCGTAACCCCTACAGCAAGACTAAAACAAGCACTATTTGAACTGTTGACGAACAAGTACATGATGTAGTCTAGGATAATGGGTCCGAGAGACATTTGAGTATTTACCATAAATACGGGATTTAACTAGGTAAGACACATTCAATAGCTATCAATGTTACAATTGCAGactgggttggggagtaactgattacatgtaatctgatatTTAATTTTTTACTAACTAATTGTAACAGTTTAACTTTAGTCCGTCACCCTCGCCCCTAcccgggctcaaaccagggaccctctgcacacataaaCAACTGtcacccatcgctccacaaaagccgtggcccttgccgAGCACGGGGAACCACTACtttaaggtctcagagcaagtaacgtcaccgattgaaacgctattagcgcgcaccaccgctaactagctagccatttcacatcggttacataatcagttacgttaccagcaaaaatattgtaatcacattagatacttttgaaaaactagatgattacttattggattacttttaaattcagaaaggatgtttgtcggaaaaaaaatacattgacacCTTTccgttttctcaatgacattcaatttaTCATTGAAAAAAGgccaagtttaagtttgttccattTAAGCAATTAtatgaccacaagtcagagaccactatgatgacacaccaaatgcatttgatggatcctttttgtcttctaatgcctctttaaaaaacattttttattttgttatatATCATAtggtacaacagctgatgaaactaacactgtaaaagtgtgaacattgatcagtgttatttcctgataatACAGGGAAATACAATCTACGCAGGACCTTGTAATCAGCCGGTTTGCATGGGCGGGAGTTtcggctttccatggtgacatcaccgtGCAGTAAATTGGTTAATCAACAAATAACAAAAAGAGTTACAAATCTAAACCAATAACTAGTTTTCTGTttttccctccccactcagaccactcccagacagtctcaACATAATTCTTGCTAGAGAAATTGTTTTTTGCTAAAAAGttatttttgtccattttaatgaAAATCTATTACAGTtatgtacttaattgttacccagaaattatatAAAAACAGCTGTATTGAGCCTTTtggcatgtgcagaccagctgtctggggtgtttacggacatattcaacctctccctatcccagtctgttgtccctaCTTGCTTCAAAATGTCCACCATTTTTCCTGTACCCAAGCAAGCTAAGGTATcggaactaaatgactatcgccccgtagcactcacctctgtcatcataaagtgctttgagagggtAGTCAAGGACCATATTACCTCCACCTTGCCCAACACCAAAGAaacactacaatttgcataccttACCAACATATCCACGGACGACGCAATCGCTGTtgcactgcacaccgccctatcacacctggacaagaggaatacctatgtgagaatgcttgcTCCTTGTGTAACTGGGTCCTAGATTTCCTGAAGGTCAaacccaggtggtgagagtaggaaacaacatccatcacactgaccctcaacaagGGGGTGACCCAGGGCTGTACgatcagccctctcctgtactccctgttcacccatgaatgcGTGGCTACGCACGACACCATCTCGATTTTCAGATGTACTGATGACAGCCTGTTTACCAACAACGATAAGACAGCCTACTGGGAGGAGGTTATAACGCTGGCGGactggtgccaggaaaataacctctcacttcACCTAAAAAAAAACCgcaaaggagttgatcgtggacaACAGGGGACAGAAGAGGGAGCACACCCCCATCAAcgggcacagtggagaaggtcaaaagcttaaagttccttggcgtgcacatcactgatGACCTGAAATGGTCCCACCACACCGacactgtggtgaagaaggcacaacagcaccacttcaacctcaggtggctgaagaaatttggcaagGCCCcaagccactgtctgttcactctgctaccatctaGCAGACAGAGACTGTACAGGTgcagagctgggacagagacagaaaccgTTTCTATCTCCAGGCattcagactgttgaacagccatcactagctgaCTACTTGCCAGTTCATCTGCCCTGCAACATCTTGGAACAATGTCAAAGTAACTAGTGGAGATGTGAAAGTTGTTTATACTTTGGCTAAAACCTAGCTTTTATATTCGTTTATTTAGCTATACAAGCAAGTTAAAACTGCACACCTCTGAGAGCAAGCTATCTAGACCACTTGACAGCTaattatgctagctagctaaatcaaGGGGAGGGGAAACAGCAGTACATAAAATAGCCTATGCGGTGACGTTCAATGAATGTGCGGGGGAAAATCTTCCCAGCGTGAAATAGTTCCCAATCGTTATGATTGTGACTCCATGTTGTGGATTTTCCTCACTACAAGAAAATGTTAAATAATTGCACGTGCGTCTCTTTATGTGGatgtctctctcacaccctccctgctgtgtatgtatatactgtattctcgaAATAGCTAATATAGCTACTACTGTACATATCATTTTCTTTCCAAATTAtatactgtctgtacacaccaCGTATTTATATTCGGACATGTGCTCCCTCCTATCTTCATTGGATTGTTAATTGGACTCGTTCTCTCATTTGTAGATTATTTGTATTGTGTTTGatattctactgcactgttggatctagTAACATACCGATTTCACGAGTTTGGATAATCTCAAAATCACGTTACGGATTATcatttggacaggtaactaactagtaactgtaacggattacatttagaaagtaacctaccccaAACCTGATTGCAGATAACAATTTAGCAATCGCATATTTGTTAGGTTGTAACAAAATTTTGTCTCCCGCGTGTTAAATTGAATCGCTCTACCCCTGCAGCGAATGAATAATTTCCTACAAGTTCTACCAATCATGTACACTGCACTGTGCATCACAGCAAATCATAATGGCTGAATGAGAGAGACAGCCAATCAGATAACTCGTTTTCGATTTCATTCGGCCAATTAGACATTGCGTTATGTTTTGCCGTTGAACGTTATGCTGCagcactgctagctagctagcgttagctgcagtagactagctagctggctagtatTGTTGAAGGTAAAATATGGGTGAAGTTACTTTACAAGTTAACTGGTAAGTTAAAGCGAGCTTTATTAAAAAATCTTATTAATCTACTTGACATATTAACTATGAATCGACTGTGTGCTTATTGAGCCTAATGAAGGCGCTAGTTTCAATAATTTTCAAGATGTAACATTACTCTTAGCTAGCTAACCGTAAACGTTGATGCTTGCAAACCTGTCAGTTAGCATGGTTaaccaacgttagctagctagccagcaggaTACAGCCAGCGGACAACTGGCCAGTCAATCAATAGCAAGATTAATACTGTAGTAACAAGTAGAAGGAGACTAGCTACGATATCCAGGTAGTTATATTTAGCTTGCAATGTAGTTAGATACGTCTGCTTGATGATCTCATATGTTTACTACTGGTATATGCCCCTGTCAGGTATATCTTGCAAGGCTTCTGCTATAATCTTATCCAGCAAGTGTATGCAAGTTACTATTTGAATGAAACTGCCCCAGTTAAAGTGAAAGTTTGATTACGGTCACCATCACCAAAGGGCCTAGCCACCTGCTTGTATTTCATCTCACATCATAGTCCTGGTCCATGTCTGTACTCTGGAGTTTAAAGGGACTGTTCACAATGAAAAGTGAGTTTGTCATACGTAACTTCAGACCTTTCCCTTCGATCTCCTGCAAGTAttaaccccccacccccaccccacccagcaTGTAGGTTAAGGGAGAgctgtctccctctatctcccttgTAGGTATCAGACTCTCCCCCAGGTTGTGGGCCCATAAGCATGTCCACAGATGACAGTATCTCTGAGGATGTGTCCAGCCTGGGGGCCCTGAGCCACTGCCATGCCGGGGAAGGGGGCAAGGAAAGCGAGTCTTCAGAGGGAACCTCAGCAGCCTCTGGCCTGGGGCTGGGACTTGGGTTGGGGCTGTCCGGGACAGAGGAACCCAACGCCAACTCCAAGACTGAAGGGGGAACCGTAGATGGGAGAGCTGAAGACGTCACACCAGCATGCAGCCTCCCCCACAAGATCAGGTGTGTGGAGACTGTGGCTTCTGACTGGAGGTGGCAGCGTAGTAGGAGGTTTTGAAACAAGTGTGCTACATTGAGTAATCCAACCTAGTCCCTTTTCCTGTGTACTGTGTTCCCCAGGAGCCTGTGTCTGAGTACGGAGGAGGCCTTTGGGCCTGGCAAGAGTCTCCCCTTCATCAACCCCTCCTCCCTGGAGACCCTCAGAGCTCTGGTCCAAGAGATCCAGAGTAGTGGGGAGACTGACCCGGAGATGTGGAAGGACTGTGAGGTAGGAAAGAGTCTGGGCTCTTGTGTAACTGCAAGGGTAGGATGGACAACAGACAAACCGATATATAGCATACCATATATTTAGTGTGGAACGACTAAACTGCCACTGATAGAGAAATGTCTGTGGCAGTTAGTATGTCAGAgaagtgtgattgtgtgtgttctCTAAACGTCTCCCTGGAAAGGGTGATACTGGGGTTAGCTGGTGTGGTCATTATTCTCCTGCAGCACGTTGGGCAGCCGGAAGTCTTATCCCTCCTCTGTCGCTTCTGCTGTCCCTGTGGATCTTAgctgacagcacacacacacttggtccCTAGACTGCACACATCACACAACTGCAGCTGATCTCTTCAGACAGGACATGATTTGTGGGGAATAGACAACTGTGATGCTGGCAGCAGTGCCACCTCCTCTCACACAGAAGAAAACACACTGGAAAGAGTACTGTATTCCCCAGCTTTAAATACAAGGAtctagagctgggcgatatggacaaaaatccatattgtgataaattgcctgAACTGATCTGATAACAATAAATCGAATGATAagtttataacattaatgtgcaccacTTTGTTTAGTTTTATTATCCTATAAACTACTACGTCTAGTTTGATTGTTGTATGCCATCAATTGTTCCATGAACAATCACCAATATTAACAAACTTATTTCATGTCTAACTCCACATTTCACTTGTATAGGCAACTTGTCGTAATGAACGATGTCAGCAAAATGCCTGCGTCCCAGCTCTACATGGGATCTATCCCAATTGTCTTAATGACCTCCTGCCCTCTCTTCTCATACAGCTTTCCTGATCTGAAAACACATGCTCAATTACTTTTGAGATGCAACCCATACCCAAGTCTGTTATTGTGCCCAGAAAAGATTAACATTTAACCTATGTTTGAAAATGTGCAAATAACTGAGTCGCTAAAAGGGAATCAGTGAATTTCTTATGGACTGTAATATCAGGTGCCataccccctccccctcacctccctgGGTGCATGGCATAGTACCACTAATTCACTTTTCTCACATCATAACTGGAGCACAGCTGCTTCCggatgcaacccccccccccccccccccccccccccacacacacacacacacacacacacacacacacagaccccttcTGCGAGCCTAACTCACAGCTGTCACACTTCTTCCCTCCAATCAGAACATTTGACTATTTGCCATATTCATATTCACACTGGAAACGTGCCCATAACTTTAAGAGGAAATCTTTTCCAATGCTTTCTGGATGGTACTGTACAGACCTAATGTTGAAGATGTGTACGTGTCTTTGTTCAACAGGGTCGATGGCTGCATCTGTTCCAGCTAGTAGAGAAACAGTACCAAGAGCAGATCCTGGCTCAGCAAGAACAGTACCAGTGCCAAATACAGGTTTGTACTACTATTTAAGTGTGTGTGATTTTCACGGAAGATGGCACCGACAGGTATAGCAGCTCCACTTCTAGCTCCtaagaaactttgcagtatttcgtttttttgtgtgttatttcttacattattagcacAGATTTTTGTTGTTGGTATTACATACAGCCCGGAAATAACTTTTGTATATCAGAGCGGTGGTAACTTGctaacattatgaccaggaatacgactttccggAATTGGGTCCTTTGTTTGTACCTCCCAGGGCAATTtaacttattccagaggctgctCCGAAACACCgccggcggagaagaggtattcggagtggacctctagtccgactcaggaggtgtgtccaccatccaccgcttcagagtatattacttgctaatgttcagtctctggacaataaagtagatgagctcagggcaaggatctccttccagagagacatcaggcatTGTAACATACTCTGGCTGTCTCGGAtaaactgtccccgtccatacagccagctgggttctcagtacatcgcgcagacgggaataaagaactctccgggaagaagaaaggcgggggtgtatgtttcacgATTAGCTGCTCATCGTGTGATTGTGATATCACacaaactcaagtccttttgttcagaTGTCCTAGAATACCTCTCAATCAAATGCCGACTATTACCTCCAAAAATAattatcttcggttatagtcacagccgagtatattccccctcaagccgataccaggACAACCCTCAAAGAattacactggactttatgcaactggaaaccacatatcttgAGACTGCATTTATTGTATCTGGTGATTTTAACAAAAACTAAATTGAGGAAAATGCAACCATAGTTCTACCAatacattgactgtagtactcgttCTGGAAAATCATTGGACCGCTGCTACTCAACTTTTCGAAACGCCTACAAGGTCCTCCCCCGCTCTCGTTTCGACAAATCTGATCACTGCTCCATTTTGcccctcccttcctataggcagaaactcaaacaggaagtacccgtgctaaggtctattcaacgatggtctgaccaatcggaatccatgcttcaagattattttgatcgcgcagactgggatatgtttcagGTAGCCTCTTAGAGTAACATCATCGAATACacggatacggtgactgagttcatcaggaagtgtataggatatgttttacccactgtgactattaaaacctacccaaaccagaaaccgtggatagatggcagc harbors:
- the sbno1 gene encoding cyclin-dependent kinase 2-associated protein 1 isoform X8 yields the protein MSHHLRNSLTGCVYIVGNILGNIQSPSAANLATLQSYRPLVNDVYAPPSLGFSQGSSGNQVPQSKYSELLAIIEELGKEIRPTYAGSKSAMERLKRGIIHARGLVRECLAETERNARS
- the sbno1 gene encoding cyclin-dependent kinase 2-associated protein 1 isoform X7, which translates into the protein MSLGMSYKPNVHQHIPGTSGNQVGNILGNIQSPSAANLATLQSYRPLVNDVYAPPSLGFSQGSSGNQVPQSKYSELLAIIEELGKEIRPTYAGSKSAMERLKRGIIHARGLVRECLAETERNARS